A region from the Triticum aestivum cultivar Chinese Spring chromosome 3D, IWGSC CS RefSeq v2.1, whole genome shotgun sequence genome encodes:
- the LOC123076842 gene encoding CDP-diacylglycerol--serine O-phosphatidyltransferase 1 isoform X2 — protein sequence MEVNGRHKPTREYIDRGCNGVKSPNNFGEVDPWTAWAYRPRTISLLLMGTCFLIWASGALNPEGSFSADRVSSVKRGVFAMIAVFLAYSFLQAPSTVLIRPHPAIWRLVHGMAVVYLVALTFLLFQTRDDARQFMKYLHPDLGVELPERSYGTDCRIYVPDHPKSRFNNVYDILFDEFVIAHILGWWGKAIMIRNQPLLWVLSIGFELMELTFRHMLPNFNECWWDSIVLDILICNWFGIWAGMKTVRYFDGRTYEWVGLSRQPNIMSKVKRTLGQFTPAQWDKDEWYPLLGPWRFIQVLSLCVIFMTIELNTFFLKFCLWIPPRNPLIVYRLVLWWLIAIPTIREYNTYLQDRNSVKKVGSFCWLSLAICIIELLICIKFGHGLFPKSMPSWLIIFWTTVATLLTMFLFVWTWKIYRTMIRKRL from the exons ATGGAGGTCAACGGTCGTCACAAGCCTACAAGAGAGTATATCGACAGAGGGTGCAATGGTGTAAAATCGCCCAATAATTTCGGCGAAGTTGATCCCTGGACCGCGTGGGCGTACAGACCACGGACCATCTCGTTGTTACTCATGGGAACCTGCTTTTTAAT TTGGGCAAGTGGTGCTCTTAATCCAGAAGGAAGCTTCTCTGCTGACCGTGTCTCATCTGTAAAAAG GGGTGTCTTTGCGATGATTGCTGTTTTCTTGGCTTATTCTTTTCTTCAGGCACCTTCAAC TGTGCTCATCAGACCACATCCTGCAATTTGGCGGCTGGTCCATGGGATGGCAGTTGTTTACCTTGTGGCCCTCACATTTTTGCTTTTCCAG ACTCGTGATGATGCTAGGCAGTTCATGAAGTACCTTCACCCTGACCTTGGTGTTG AATTACCTGAAAGATCCTATGGAACCGACTGCCGTATATATGTACCTGATCATCCGAAAAGCAGGTTTAACAATGTTTAT GACATCCTTTTTGACGAGTTTGTTATTGCCCATATCCTTGGATGGTGGGGAAAGGCTATAATGATACGAAACCAACCACTTCTATGGGTGTTATCAATTGGCTTTGAGTTAATGGAG CTAACTTTTCGACATATGTTGCCAAATTTTAACGAATGCTGGTGGGATAGCATTGTTCTAGACATATTGATCTGCAATTGGTTTG GTATCTGGGCTGGTATGAAGACTGTGAGATATTTTGATGGGAGGACATATGAATGGGTTGGCTTGAGTCGCCAGCCCAATATTATGAGTAAG GTGAAAAGGACACTAGGTCAGTTCACACCAGCACAGTGGGACAAGGATGAGTGGTACCCTCTGCTCGGCCCTTGGAGATTCATCCAAGTGCTAAGCCTGTGCGTAATTTTCATGACCATCGAACTTAACACATTCTTTCTTAAGTTCTGCCTCTGGATTCCTCCCCGGAATCCCTTGATTGTCTACCGACTGGTCCTTTGGTGGTTGATTGCGATACCAACCATCCGCGAATACAACACCTATTTGCAGGACAG GAACTCTGTGAAGAAGGTGGGGTCTTTCTGTTGGCTTTCGCTGGCTATATGCATCATAGAGCTTCTGATCTGCATCAAGTTTGGCCATG GTCTCTTCCCGAAGTCGATGCCGTCGTGGCTGATCATATTCTGGACGACGGTGGCCACGCTTCTCACGATGTTCCTTTTTGTGTGGACATGGAAAATTTACCGAACAATGATTAGAAAAAGGTTGTGA
- the LOC123076842 gene encoding CDP-diacylglycerol--serine O-phosphatidyltransferase 1 isoform X1: MDTLQVVIFVKVVVTMEVNGRHKPTREYIDRGCNGVKSPNNFGEVDPWTAWAYRPRTISLLLMGTCFLIWASGALNPEGSFSADRVSSVKRGVFAMIAVFLAYSFLQAPSTVLIRPHPAIWRLVHGMAVVYLVALTFLLFQTRDDARQFMKYLHPDLGVELPERSYGTDCRIYVPDHPKSRFNNVYDILFDEFVIAHILGWWGKAIMIRNQPLLWVLSIGFELMELTFRHMLPNFNECWWDSIVLDILICNWFGIWAGMKTVRYFDGRTYEWVGLSRQPNIMSKVKRTLGQFTPAQWDKDEWYPLLGPWRFIQVLSLCVIFMTIELNTFFLKFCLWIPPRNPLIVYRLVLWWLIAIPTIREYNTYLQDRNSVKKVGSFCWLSLAICIIELLICIKFGHGLFPKSMPSWLIIFWTTVATLLTMFLFVWTWKIYRTMIRKRL; the protein is encoded by the exons ATGGACACTTTGCAGGTGGTAATTTTTGTCAAGGTTGTTGTTACCATGGAGGTCAACGGTCGTCACAAGCCTACAAGAGAGTATATCGACAGAGGGTGCAATGGTGTAAAATCGCCCAATAATTTCGGCGAAGTTGATCCCTGGACCGCGTGGGCGTACAGACCACGGACCATCTCGTTGTTACTCATGGGAACCTGCTTTTTAAT TTGGGCAAGTGGTGCTCTTAATCCAGAAGGAAGCTTCTCTGCTGACCGTGTCTCATCTGTAAAAAG GGGTGTCTTTGCGATGATTGCTGTTTTCTTGGCTTATTCTTTTCTTCAGGCACCTTCAAC TGTGCTCATCAGACCACATCCTGCAATTTGGCGGCTGGTCCATGGGATGGCAGTTGTTTACCTTGTGGCCCTCACATTTTTGCTTTTCCAG ACTCGTGATGATGCTAGGCAGTTCATGAAGTACCTTCACCCTGACCTTGGTGTTG AATTACCTGAAAGATCCTATGGAACCGACTGCCGTATATATGTACCTGATCATCCGAAAAGCAGGTTTAACAATGTTTAT GACATCCTTTTTGACGAGTTTGTTATTGCCCATATCCTTGGATGGTGGGGAAAGGCTATAATGATACGAAACCAACCACTTCTATGGGTGTTATCAATTGGCTTTGAGTTAATGGAG CTAACTTTTCGACATATGTTGCCAAATTTTAACGAATGCTGGTGGGATAGCATTGTTCTAGACATATTGATCTGCAATTGGTTTG GTATCTGGGCTGGTATGAAGACTGTGAGATATTTTGATGGGAGGACATATGAATGGGTTGGCTTGAGTCGCCAGCCCAATATTATGAGTAAG GTGAAAAGGACACTAGGTCAGTTCACACCAGCACAGTGGGACAAGGATGAGTGGTACCCTCTGCTCGGCCCTTGGAGATTCATCCAAGTGCTAAGCCTGTGCGTAATTTTCATGACCATCGAACTTAACACATTCTTTCTTAAGTTCTGCCTCTGGATTCCTCCCCGGAATCCCTTGATTGTCTACCGACTGGTCCTTTGGTGGTTGATTGCGATACCAACCATCCGCGAATACAACACCTATTTGCAGGACAG GAACTCTGTGAAGAAGGTGGGGTCTTTCTGTTGGCTTTCGCTGGCTATATGCATCATAGAGCTTCTGATCTGCATCAAGTTTGGCCATG GTCTCTTCCCGAAGTCGATGCCGTCGTGGCTGATCATATTCTGGACGACGGTGGCCACGCTTCTCACGATGTTCCTTTTTGTGTGGACATGGAAAATTTACCGAACAATGATTAGAAAAAGGTTGTGA